One genomic region from Plasmodium berghei ANKA genome assembly, chromosome: 4 encodes:
- a CDS encoding palmitoyltransferase DHHC1, putative, giving the protein MKDDNESIDGNILDKQYEIIKCAKNHDFIKFQILIQPYILNNDIEMLNVINIMHWACYSGFTELVQKLIALNCDIEKEDLVNSDTAIYYAIKNSNYEIVLLLIKHYGSSILFHKNRRQMSPFLTAISEFNEDKILEALHILEFLYLNGISLEEQNEYGQTALFLGVKKNNISILQWLLSKNVNINHVDFYGNTILHMAVRYTDIDILRLLCDYGCLNLVYYSTFENNNTNVFQLCINNRYFLVYILLKKWLIQNKICKGLKICKTIYAFYFWFFALLNLFVYINIAQSFLEIQKHHNKSVIWISLWLFQQLLWCILYFKNPGFYKENKFLTNRNKNNSNCIYATDFKNQAEYKLNNIEREIFQINKKLLQTNNILNPMHDANENEILEYNDQIINLRYSKLSLYPQVSQERINSLDVNYRNAILYNQNPRNVCVTCNIIKPPRVHHCADCFHCVVHQDHHCVWVDNCIGINNQRSFYMFILSAFILLLFNYYYVFLYFKLFHTTINYAFALLVILCNFINITLFAFITYLFARNTKTILTNVTFYEHFKRPNHITDKYNTELECWEFQNLNFKKIIKNIYNFWTLNYDEPYLKYNRKIENGIYYALVPDSV; this is encoded by the exons atgaaaGATGATAACGAAAGTATAGATGGGAATATTCTCGATAAGcaatatgaaataataaaatgtgcTAAAAATCAcgattttataaaatttcaaatattaatacaaccatatattttaaacaatGATATTGAAATGCTcaatgtaataaatattatgcaCTGGGCATGTTATTCTGGTTTTACAGAATTAgtacaaaaattaattgCTCTAAATTGTGATATAGAAAAAGAAGATTTGGTAAATAGTGACACAGCTATTTATTATGCAATCAAAAATAGTAACTATgaaattgtattattattaatcaAACATTATGGTAGTTCTATactttttcataaaaatcgAAGGCAAATGAGTCCATTCCTAACAGCTATATCTGAATTTAACgaagataaaatattagaagctttacatattttagaatttttatatttaaatggaATTAGTTTAGAAgaacaaaatgaatatgGGCAAACTGCTCTATTCTTAggagtaaaaaaaaataatataagtaTTTTACAATGGTTGCTAAgtaaaaatgttaatataaatcatGTCGATTTTTATGGAAATACTATTTTGCATATGGCTGTTCGTTATACTGACATAGATATATTAAGATTACTATGTGATTATGGATGTTTAAATCTAGTTTATTATTCTacttttgaaaataataatacaaatgtTTTTCAATTATGTATTAACAATAgatattttttagtatatatattacttaaaaaatggctaatacaaaataaaatttgtaaaggattaaaaatatgtaaaacTATTTAtgctttttatttttggtTTTTTGccttattaaatttatttgtttatattaatatagcACAATCATTTTTAGAAATACAAAAACATCATAATAAATCAGTTATATGGATATCATTATGGTTATTTCAACAACTTTTATGGTGTatcttatattttaaaaatccTGGGttttataaagaaaataaatttttaactaatagaaataaaaataattcaaattgCATCTATGCTACCGATTTTAAAAACCAAGcagaatataaattaaataatatcgaaagagaaatatttcaaataaataaaaaattactacaaacaaataatatattaaatccAATGCATGATgcaaatgaaaatgaaatattagaATATAATGACCAAATCATAAATTTAAGATATAGTAAATTGTCTTTATACCCTCAAGTGTCCCAAGAAAGAATCAATTCATTGGATGTTAATTACAGGAATGCCATATTATATAACCAAAACCCGAGG aATGTGTGTGTTACATGCAACATCATTAAGCCACCGAGAGTTCATCATTGCGCAGATTGCTTCCATTGCGTTGt TCATCAGGATCATCACTGTGTGTGGGTAGACAATTGTATAG GAATAAACAATCAACGATCTTTTTACATGTTCATACTTTCCgcctttattttattattattcaactattattatgtatttCTATATTTCAAATTATTCCATACTACCATAAATTAT GCATTCGCTTTACTAGTTATATTAtgcaattttattaatataactCTATTTGCATTTATAACTTACTTATTTGCGCGTAACACAAAAACTATATTAACAAATGTAACTTTTTATGAGCACTTCAAAAG accTAATCACATAACagacaaatataataccGAATTAGAATGTTGGGAATTccaaaatttaaatttcaaaaaaatcataaa aaatatatacaatttttggacattaaattatgatgagccttatttaaaatataatagaaaaata GAAAATGGTATTTATTATGCGCTAGTTCCAGATAGCGTATAA
- a CDS encoding spindle pole body protein, putative translates to MDFIKIKKKVEKENADRINIINTKFRTCLCLFNNYSKCYINIKKKYFMDTCRYDKIYGFENIKINDENKNEINKESSLEYPYPYKYENNRNIFLIINTKNVNSNNTCIYNNDIIYIIYNNKKYEHINIQKKPNKKHKYTKKRNGHIHDQVLTNQEKSTSELSNDRNSVFSSSENNEEIEDNENEQNPLYNSTIFETRNMNFSETIEKKSKKKKILSSKSNKRNLIYSDIDSDNNYENVFTHINSNLYFLSVSNKHIENEQNLYIQNEKYINNNDIIFRKLKFTKSLFINLDTYNSWIIIKKNILLNEYINRSKKNDIVDINDVLYDITNSYAKIKNCHTRLYINDGFLLINNKTKEILGVRKINNSTSKINYNSNLDTNYNTQKNKHIHNDGIHNGEKNVFDIKNKIIDESETYKLVLIKKMNLNHLFCMSTDINIVFNFHDVCLKSYNKIDMANNYLLANHTLNIHNIHLEYNKENTTNLNLSDPDYIYFNNYITQKIVENYNSYNLYIKESLLIIDILYILNNSYGNLIYIKEYYKYDHQNYYSDIILTLKKNKNIFNDPHTITTTNNNSLEPHKDIKEYDEKKTKKMQKSKKKHSNTSIYSISSYSDSDEYNESNQPSSAFSDFSNSKYTYSQMGSSNKNKFQDLNNYLVYIIPKYKIVIYPSIYNPKDNNNSNIKMVKEILKLGIYIRKIQKFIEINKRSQSCNATFEIFSCCLNNITLHIINHINRIEKNIRNIYNFTKINMQGKEEIALSLFDENKMSFSANNEQQNLFFTINSLFNKNVKDFNIFFNINIEKADDISLYKIKLCILPLMQIAKLLNKIINKIAIKKKFNDTKYLIDLIYKLQEYLNKDDINKTVLTYLLKNITIPLFDFIKNYIFHGKVKDTFKEFFIHENKHITPFYKQNNKIYYINHNFYKYIFKKYIDLSTNYWGAKYVILNSKVPKFLKSIANQIFITGKYIDVLFTCSTLFNYNTPLFLDLNYSENNYNDSSCSYIPGKLLLLNYEDPTSNNKSKQNNQISTYTGNIIKYEQPQNKVGDEFSTVEPYITYKKQRKTNPTGLGINQLENRFRKENNYYDIQNKFNHQFLIDQTNNKECFLLYDSEQKTYEELIHNQHLYASKKMFELYIKNIDIKEKIRHHFFFYFLQISDYLKYFYILSHDHLEKLYNHKKNNILTKIKNFFDISLRSSVLDNLKYRKDYSIHVSDILNITDNINLIIDLKKFCKFNKSTRNNIGDNDDTHRKKNNNIEDSSDNSDENDNKNNHNFDNNFHSRTQINERTKSPINIQTNVNVEIYKGLILSYHNVFPYNLIFNNITIFKYTLIFRILNYCKYIEHKLTEVWINHMYIKNVDMTNECKNNLMLCIHTRESMIHFIKCYIYHIQNDVIKSEYMSMNEKLKDTFIFDDIIYIHNNYLNNIFKYSFIINQNIINSILKIISIAHIFTRHILKFSFNKNDPASDITRCRPERVQNNSINKDLSNQKNFNTNNKTDKNNYQKKFINELLRDKAYISMIHNTIKHYDKHFKNFFFLLTEYVNNNIDDYAHNFLIKLDYNFYYTNKYKQSFQTNSSNYHAKDNTEWAPNQSQDQHQSKNYLLQNQNHISINTTNNEHIGKINSSDYHYGNNTHIHRPHKDASINEIPEQVRNYNNYINNNNALPIIPDISPISNHMANVPMYTANDDISPLTGYPSNRYNKNNETNLKYELNRNNFTNINRDSNNTYSQIHIQENNYNKSKLIDNNILNENNYTTLYAKNNLQNIPINHDNYEHAISNLSPNNINYAKLKKHAPYNNNNNNNKQINSINVSNIDLNSIDNSMNNSRMFNI, encoded by the coding sequence ATggattttataaaaataaaaaaaaaagtggaaaaagaaaatgcagacagaataaatataattaatactAAATTTCGAACATGTTTATGCTTATTCAACAATTATTCAAAATgctatattaatattaaaaaaaaatattttatggaCACATGCagatatgataaaatatatggctttgaaaatataaaaataaatgacgaaaacaaaaatgaaataaataaagaaagcAGTCTAGAATATCCATACccttataaatatgaaaataatagaaatatttttttaattataaatactaAAAATGTTAACTCTAATAATActtgtatatataacaatgatattatatacataatttataataacaaaaaatatgaacatataaatatccaGAAAAAgccaaataaaaaacataaatacacaaaaaaaCGAAATGGACATATTCACGATCAAGTTTTAACTAATCAAGAAAAATCAACTAGCGAACTATCTAATGACAGAAATAGCGTATTTTCAAGTtcagaaaataatgaagaaatagaagataatgaaaatgaacaaaatccattatataatagtaCTATATTTGAAACCAgaaatatgaatttttcGGAAacaattgaaaaaaaatcaaaaaaaaaaaaaattttaagctcaaaaagtaataaaagaaatttaatttattcaGATATAGATTCagataataattatgaaaatgtaTTTACACACATAAATTCAAACTTGTATTTCTTAAGTGTAtcaaataaacatatagaAAACGAACAAaatctatatatacaaaatgaaaaatatataaacaataatgatattatatttagaaaaCTTAAATTCACAaaatctttatttattaatttagatacatataattcatggattattataaaaaaaaatatcttattaaatgaatatataaatcgttctaaaaaaaatgatatagtTGATATAAATGATGTACTATATGATATTACAAACTCTTAtgcaaaaattaaaaattgcCATACTcgattatatattaatgatggattcttattaataaataataaaacaaaagaaatattagGAGTgcgaaaaataaataattctacatctaaaataaattataactCAAATTTAGATACCAATTAtaatacacaaaaaaataaacatatacaTAACGATGGAATACATAAtggagaaaaaaatgtatttgatataaaaaataaaataattgatGAATCAGAAACTTATAAATTagtattaattaaaaaaatgaatttaaatcatttattttgtatgtctacagatataaatattgttttcaATTTTCATGATGTTTGTTTAAAAAgctataataaaatagatatggccaataattatttattagcAAATCATAcattaaatattcataatatacatctagaatataataaagaaaatacaaCTAATCTAAACTTATCCGATCcagattatatatattttaacaattatattacacaaaaaattgtagaaaattataatagttacaatttatatataaaagaatcTTTACTAATTATAGAcatactatatattttaaataatagttATGGAAATctaatatacataaaagaatattacaaatatgatcatcaaaattattattccgacataatattaactttaaaaaaaaataaaaatatatttaacgACCCCCATACCATTACTActactaataataatagctTAGAACCCCATAAAGATATCAAAgaatatgatgaaaaaaaaacaaaaaaaatgcaaaaatcaaaaaaaaaacatagtAATACATCAATCTATTCAATCTCATCATATAGTGACAGTgatgaatataatgaaaGCAATCAACCATCCTCTGCGTTTTCAGATTTTTCAAATAGTAAATATACCTACTCTCAAATGGGTagttcaaataaaaataaatttcaaGATTTAAACAATTACTtggtatatattattcctaaatataaaattgtcaTTTATccaagtatatataatcccaaagataataataatagtaatattaaaatggtAAAGGAAATACTTAAATtaggaatatatataagaaaaattcaaaaatttatcgaaataaataaacgaAGTCAATCATGTAATGCCACATTCGAAATATTTTCCTGCTGtctaaataatataacattacatataattaatcatataaatagaatagaaaaaaatataagaaatatttataattttacaaaaattaatatgcAAGGAAAAGAAGAAATTGCATTATCTCtttttgatgaaaataaaatgtctTTTTCTGCCAATAATGAAcaacaaaatttatttttcactattaatagtttatttaataaaaatgtaaaagactttaacatattttttaatattaatatagaaaaagcAGATGATATATctttatacaaaattaaattatgtatattgCCGTTAATGCAAATAGccaaattattaaataaaattattaacaaaatagctataaaaaaaaaatttaatgatacaaaatatttaatagatttaatttataaactccaagaatatttaaataaagatgatattaataaaacagttttaacatatttacttaaaaatattactatcccattatttgattttatcaaaaattatatattccaTGGTAAGGTAAAAGATACATTTaaagaattttttattcatgaaaataaacatatcacaccattttataaacaaaacaataaaatttattatattaatcataatttttataaatatatttttaaaaaatatattgatttGTCTACAAATTATTGGGGTGCtaaatatgttatattaaattCCAAAGTtccaaaatttttaaaatcaattgcaaatcaaatatttattactggaaaatatatagacgTACTTTTTACATGTTCAACtctatttaattataatacaCCATTATTTTTGGACTTAAATTATtctgaaaataattataacgATTCTTCTTGTTCATACATACCTGGTAAGTTACTTCTTCTCAATTATGAAGACCCCAcatcaaataataaatcaaaacaaaataatcaaattaGCACATATACAGgaaacataataaaatatgaacaacCTCAAAATAAAGTTGGAGATGAATTTTCCACAGTTGAACCATATATaacttataaaaaacagAGAAAAACAAATCCCACAGGATTGGGTATAAATCAATTAGAAAATCGTTTtagaaaagaaaataattattatgatattcaaaataaattcaatcatcaatttttaattgatcaaacaaataataaagaatgttttttattatacgATTCAGAACAAAAAACTTATGAAGAACTTATACATAATCAACATTTATATGCATCCAAAAAAATGTTCGaattatacataaaaaatatcgatataaaagaaaaaattagacatcatttctttttctattttttacaaattagtgattatttaaaatatttttatatactatCACATGACcatttagaaaaattatataatcataaaaaaaataatatacttactaaaatcaaaaatttttttgatatatcaCTGAGATCATCAGTTTtagataatttaaaatatagaaaagaCTATAGTATTCATGTTTctgatattttaaatattacaGATAATATCAATCTTATtattgatttaaaaaaattctgtaaatttaataaatctaCTCGAAATAATATTGGAGACAATGATGATACAcatcgaaaaaaaaataataacatagAAGATAGTAGTGATAATAgtgatgaaaatgataataaaaataatcataattttGACAATAATTTCCATTCCCGCACACAAATAAATGAACGAACAAAATCACCAATTAATATACAAACAAATGTAAAtgtagaaatatataaaggacttattttatcatatcaTAATGTATTTCCATATAacttaatatttaataatataactatatttaaatatacttTAATATTTCGTATACTAAAttattgtaaatatattgaacATAAATTAACCGAAGTTTGGATAAatcatatgtatattaaaaatgtagatATGACTAAtgaatgtaaaaataatttaatgttATGTATACATACTAGAGAATCTATGATTCATTTTATcaaatgttatatttatcatattcaAAATGATGTCATCAAATCGGAGTATATGTCTatgaatgaaaaattaaaagatacatttatttttgatgatattatttatattcataataattatctaaataatatttttaaatattcttttattattaatcaaaatattattaattcaattttaaaaattatttccattgctcatatatttacaaggcatatattaaaattcagttttaacaaaaatgaCCCAGCTAGCGATATTACACGATGTCGACCTGAACGTGTTCAGAATAATTCAATCAATAAAGATTTAtcaaatcaaaaaaattttaatacaaataataaaactgataaaaataattatcaaaaaaaattcataaatGAACTATTACGAGATAAagcatatatatctatgatacataatacaataaaacattatgataaacattttaaaaattttttctttcttttaactgaatatgtaaataataatattgatgaCTATgctcataattttttaatcaaactcgattataatttttattacacaaataaatataaacaatcCTTTCAAACTAATTCATCTAATTATCATGCAAAAGATAACACAGAGTGGGCACCTAATCAAAGTCAAGATCAACATcaatcaaaaaattatttattacaaaaCCAAAATCATATTTCTATTAATACCACTAATAATGAACATATTGGAAAAATCAATTCTTCTGATTATCATTATGGAAACAATACACATATACATCGTCCCCATAAAGATGCAAGTATTAACGAAATTCCTGAGCAAGTTCgaaattataataactacataaataataataatgctTTGCCAATTATACCGGACATTTCTCCAATCTCAAATCATATGGCCAATGTACCCATGTACACAGCAAATGATGATATATCCCCTTTGACGGGGTATCCCTCAAATCgctataataaaaataatgaaacaaatttaaaatatgaactTAATCGAAATAACTTCACAAATATAAACCGTGATAGCAACAATACATATAGCCAAATTCATATacaagaaaataattataataaatcaaaattaattgataataatatcttaaatgaaaataactATACTACATTATATGCCAAAAACAATCTACAAAATATTCCAATAAATCATGATAATTATGAACATGCAATAAGCAATTTATCACCTAATAACATTAATTATGCgaaattgaaaaaacaTGCTCCATATAACAacaataacaataataataagcAAATTAATAGTATAAATGTAAGCAACATCGATTTGAACAGCATTGATAACAGTATGAACAACAGCAGAATGTTTAACATTTAa
- a CDS encoding plasmoredoxin, translated as MACKVDKALEHSTQNEAPSKNYMNNLCYYKNNELKKIDSSYFQDKYLGLFFGASWCKYCVSFINNLNLFKTYFPFFEIIYIPFDQTYTDYINFLKNTNFYSLPFDNYLYIANKFKVTNLPSFIIIAPNNNILVRDGVQLIKTDNYINNFKSLIKNYTIHPKTFKSNNRFFDLFYN; from the coding sequence ATGGCATGTAAAGTTGATAAAGCTTTAGAGCATTCTACCCAAAATGAAGCACCctcaaaaaattatatgaacaatttgtgttattacaaaaataatgaattaaaaaaaatagactCATCATATTTTCAAGATAAGTATTTAggattattttttggagCTTCATGGTGTAAATATTGTGtatcatttataaataatttgaatttatttaaaacctactttcccttttttgaaataatatatataccatTTGATCAAACATATACagattatattaattttttaaaaaatactaatttttatagtttaccttttgataattatttatatatagctaataaatttaaagtCACAAATTTGCcatcttttattattatagcACCCAATAATAATATCCTTGTTAGGGATGGAGTGCAATTAATTAAAACTGACAACTATATAAACAACTTCAAATCcttgataaaaaattatacaataCACCCCAAAACATTCAAATCAAATAATCGATTTTTCGATTTATTCTACAATTAG
- a CDS encoding lipoamide acyltransferase component of branched-chain alpha-keto acid dehydrogenase complex, putative, translating to MMMQHCKQILRKINFGNRHRFINTSNVNLKIVKCKLFDIGEGISEVEITQWNKQIGDEVSEMESLLTVQSDKAAVDITSKYNGTLVKKYANDKDIIKIGSYFCEIDTQDDVGEEENVEEKSKAEKSEAEKSEAETSFEKKGKPRNVKASPGTKKKSQEYKLDINMIAKHFNKNNITIEDVELYYKENKSGEINNINEKMDILEQVQIKGIKLGMCKSMNDSLTIPLFHLNEVYNVEKIVKIRKEIKSKIIENDNGINNITISSILIKLISNTLKEFPILNSKFNAKTNTYVVYNNHNICVAMDTPHGLLVPNIKNVEKKSIIDIQKDLSNLRNKAMEMKLSKDEIENGTITISNYGAIGGTFATPIIFDNQGCIIGISKIQNMISLKSGIDKINSLDDFEIANNMNLTYGADHRYIDGATLAQFSKKLKNVIENIDTIDPFSI from the coding sequence atgatgatgcAACATTgcaaacaaattttaagaaaaataaacttTGGGAATAGGCACCGATTTATAAATACTAGTAAtgttaatttaaaaatagttaaaTGCAAGCTTTTTGATATTGGAGAAGGAATATCAGAAGTTGAAATAACACAATGGAATAAACAAATAGGGGATGAAGTTTCTGAAATGGAAAGTTTGCTAACTGTTCAAAGTGATAAAGCTGCTGTAGATATAACTAGTAAATATAATGGGACCCTTGTTAAAAAGTATGCAAACGATAaagatattataaaaataggtTCTTATTTTTGTGAAATAGACACACAGGATGATGTAGGCGAAGAAGAAAACGTAGAAGAAAAAAGCAAAGCAGAAAAAAGTGAAGCAGAAAAAAGTGAAGCAGAAACTagttttgaaaaaaaagggaaGCCAAGAAATGTTAAGGCATCTCCAGgcacgaaaaaaaaatcacaagaatataaattagATATCAATATGATTGCaaaacattttaataaaaataatataactaTTGAGGATGTTGAATTGTATTataaggaaaataaaagtggtgaaataaataatataaatgaaaaaatggaCATTTTGGAACAAGTACAAATAAAAGGAATCAAACTTGGAATGTGTAAAAGTATGAATGATTCGTTAACCATTcctttatttcatttaaatgaaGTGTATAATgttgaaaaaattgttaaaataagaaaagaaattaaaagtaaaataatagaaaatgataatggtataaataatataacaatttctagtatattgataaaattaatatcaaatactttaaaagaatttccaatattaaattcaaaatttaatgCAAAAACCAATACTTATGTAGTTTATAataatcataatatatgtgtaGCTATGGATACACCTCATGGTTTATTAGTaccaaatataaaaaatgtagaaaaaaaaagtataatagatatacaaaaagatttatcaaatttacGTAATAAGGCTATGGAAATGAAGTTATCTAAAGATGAAATTGAAAATGGGACAATAACAATAAGCAATTATGGGGCTATTGGTGGAACGTTTGCTACTCctattatatttgataaTCAAGGTTGTATCATTGGTATATCAAAGATTCAAAATATGATTTCTTTAAAAAGTGgaattgataaaataaactcGTTGGATGATTTTGAAATTGCCAATAATATGAACTTAACATATGGGGCAGATCACAGATATATAGACGGGGCAACTTTAGCacaattttcaaaaaaattaaaaaatgtaattgaaaatattgataCAATTGACCCATTTTCAATTTAA